Proteins co-encoded in one Ornithorhynchus anatinus isolate Pmale09 chromosome 14, mOrnAna1.pri.v4, whole genome shotgun sequence genomic window:
- the MDM1 gene encoding nuclear protein MDM1 isoform X2 — protein MPLRCKGLSEYQRNFLWEKSRPSECDNSLKPKKCQWAGLRSDQLGITREPSFISKRRVPYYNPEIAKSLEWKRDDDSESDGSERHEPNIPPLRQLPGTSEEEDGGQVRTETTVAPRTPRRNRSLSADSRIESPRDPTGNKQAPPQPAAAKGKDTFAPSKREARNVDDGLDRVLKKRAGINVAPLSHALRNSEYQRQFVWKTCKEPSPMLAAEQIFHQNRSVLPYKIDAPVPETEYSRNFKGSSPVKETRFKCDLEEKRNPENKSLEKKSQKEEESMKQGQSETEAKESSQPKHKVTPWKLKRLGKENTEYGSKFLSPALYFYQDGAWIRAKGKAANQVRELREKAESYRRRGQGTHFSRDHLNQILSENNHLWDVSSSSSSEETISNNIRALDLAGLSPHQGSAAVEEKKASEEAKSQNSTGKLALSEAATVPSRRRLAWSAGDGERVQPLSPVSGEEDTDKKEAVEEVERLEEKDRNARTDDTKEDGENASLQSAGLDRSDSSSVSSGKGGRLPTPKLKELGGPQRTHHDLTTPAVGGAVLVSPTKRKPSYPEHRKDTSVLDLSGGGSKSKLSRKENVSVAASPTAGVKTVDPLPLREDVEAPRYAEAPPPTSRPPAPSLWHPSRRIRGSLRDPEFQHNGNFMSPRMPSHFQLPRREEPYNDEDDRLSQISARSAASSLLALQTLARAQRRKEGFWNKK, from the exons GGACTGAGCGAATACCAGAGGAACTTTCTGTGGGAGAAGTCCCGTCCATCCGAGTGCGATAATTCTTTAAAGCCGAAAAAATGCCAGTGGGCCGGACTCCGATCGGATCAGTTAG GAATCACCAGGGAGCCCAGTTTTATTTCCAAGCGGCGCGTCCCTTATTACAACCCCGAGATCGCCAAGTCCTTGGAATGGAAGCGGGACGACGACTCGGAGAGCGATGGCTCAGAACGGCACGAACCCAACATACCACCGCTCCGTCAGTTGCCCGGGACGAGCGAGGAGGAAGATGGCGGCCAAGTAAGGACGGAAACAACCGTGGCCCCCAGGACTCCCAGAAGAAACAGGTCTCTCTCTGCAGACTCGAGGATTGAAAGCCCCCGTGACCCCACAGGAAATAAGCAAGCCCCTCCGCAGCCCGCCGCCGCCAAGGGGAAGGACACATTCGCACCTTCCAAAAGGGAGGCAAGAAACGTGGATGATGGG ctGGACAGGGTGCTGAAGAAGCGAGCCGGAATAAACGTTGCTCCTCTGTCTCACGCCCTCAGAAATTCCGAGTACCAGAGGCAGTTTGTGTGGAAAACCTGCAAGGAGCCTTCTCCAATGCTTGCTGCTGAGCAG ATTTTTCACCAGAATAGATCGGTCTTGCCATACAAAATTGATGCACCTGTTCCAGAAACCGAGTATTCGAGAAATTTTAAAGGTTCATCACCAGTAAAGGAGACCCGATTCAAGTGtgatttggaagagaagagaaatccCGAGAACAAATCCTTGGAAAAAAAG AGTCAGAAGGAAGAAGAGTCCATGAAGCAAGGACAATCAGAAACGGAGGCAAAGGAGTCTAGCCAACCAAAACATAAAGTTACTCCCTGGAAACTCAAACGGCTTGG GAAGGAGAACACAGAGTATGGATCCAAATTTTTATCCCCAGCTCTCTACTTCTACCAAGACGGGGCTTGGATCCGGGCAAAGGGAAAAGCGGCAAACCAA GTAAGAGAACTCCGAGAGAAAGCCGAGTCTTATAGGAGACGAGGACAGGGAACCCATTTCTCCCGGGATCATCTGAACCAGATTCTCTCGGAGAACAATCACCTCTGGGATGTGTCGTCCTCCTCCAGCTCCGAAGAGACAATCAGCAACAACATCAGAGCCCTAGATCTTGCCGG GCTTTCTCCACACCAGGGTTCTGCTGCagtagaggaaaagaaggcttctgAGGAAGCCAAGTCTCAGAATTCCACGGGAAAGTTGGCCCTGTCAGAAGCTGCCACTGTCCCCTCTAGACGGAGGTTAGCCTGGAGCGCAGGTGACGGCGAAAGAGTGCAACCCCTTTCACCGGTCAGCGGAGAAGAAGATACAGATAAAAAGGAAGCCGTCGAGGAGGTGGAACGTTTGGAAGAAAAGGATCGAAACGCTCGGACAGACGATACCAAGGAAGACGG AGAGAATGCTTCACTtcaaagtgctgggctagatagatcAGATTCTTCTTCTGTATCCTCAGGAAAAGGGGGCAGGCTTCCGACTCCGAAGCTCAAAGAACTCGGGGGACCTCAAAGAACGCATCATGATCTCACTACTCCAGCTGTCG GAGGTGCAGTTCTCGTGTCGCCGACCAAGCGGAAGCCTTCCTACCCAGAACACAGGAAAGACACGTCCGTTTTAGATCTCTCAGGAGGCGGCTCAAAGAGCAAGCTCAGCAGG AAAGAAAACGTTTCGGTAGCCGCCTCTCCAACTGCCGGGGTGAAAACAGTGGATCCCCTTCCCCTGAGGGAGGACGTCGAGGCGCCCAGATATGCCGAAGCCCCTCCGCCCACCTCGAGACCGCCGGCTCCGTCTCTCTGGCATCCATCTCGGCGCATCCGAGGGTCCCTTAGGGATCCAGAGTTTCAACACAACG GAAACTTTATGAGTCCAAGGATGCCCTCCCATTTCCAGTTACCACGGCGTGAAGAACCttataatgatgaag ATGATAGATTATCCCAGATCTCTGCTCGCTCTGCAGCTTCCAGCCTTCTGGCTCTTCAGACTCTGGCACGggctcagagaaggaaagaaggcttCTGGAACAAAAAATAA
- the MDM1 gene encoding nuclear protein MDM1 isoform X1 produces the protein MPLRCKGLSEYQRNFLWEKSRPSECDNSLKPKKCQWAGLRSDQLGITREPSFISKRRVPYYNPEIAKSLEWKRDDDSESDGSERHEPNIPPLRQLPGTSEEEDGGQVRTETTVAPRTPRRNRSLSADSRIESPRDPTGNKQAPPQPAAAKGKDTFAPSKREARNVDDGLDRVLKKRAGINVAPLSHALRNSEYQRQFVWKTCKEPSPMLAAEQIFHQNRSVLPYKIDAPVPETEYSRNFKGSSPVKETRFKCDLEEKRNPENKSLEKKSQKEEESMKQGQSETEAKESSQPKHKVTPWKLKRLGKENTEYGSKFLSPALYFYQDGAWIRAKGKAANQGFQSTLNSMWYNEVRELREKAESYRRRGQGTHFSRDHLNQILSENNHLWDVSSSSSSEETISNNIRALDLAGLSPHQGSAAVEEKKASEEAKSQNSTGKLALSEAATVPSRRRLAWSAGDGERVQPLSPVSGEEDTDKKEAVEEVERLEEKDRNARTDDTKEDGENASLQSAGLDRSDSSSVSSGKGGRLPTPKLKELGGPQRTHHDLTTPAVGGAVLVSPTKRKPSYPEHRKDTSVLDLSGGGSKSKLSRKENVSVAASPTAGVKTVDPLPLREDVEAPRYAEAPPPTSRPPAPSLWHPSRRIRGSLRDPEFQHNGNFMSPRMPSHFQLPRREEPYNDEDDRLSQISARSAASSLLALQTLARAQRRKEGFWNKK, from the exons GGACTGAGCGAATACCAGAGGAACTTTCTGTGGGAGAAGTCCCGTCCATCCGAGTGCGATAATTCTTTAAAGCCGAAAAAATGCCAGTGGGCCGGACTCCGATCGGATCAGTTAG GAATCACCAGGGAGCCCAGTTTTATTTCCAAGCGGCGCGTCCCTTATTACAACCCCGAGATCGCCAAGTCCTTGGAATGGAAGCGGGACGACGACTCGGAGAGCGATGGCTCAGAACGGCACGAACCCAACATACCACCGCTCCGTCAGTTGCCCGGGACGAGCGAGGAGGAAGATGGCGGCCAAGTAAGGACGGAAACAACCGTGGCCCCCAGGACTCCCAGAAGAAACAGGTCTCTCTCTGCAGACTCGAGGATTGAAAGCCCCCGTGACCCCACAGGAAATAAGCAAGCCCCTCCGCAGCCCGCCGCCGCCAAGGGGAAGGACACATTCGCACCTTCCAAAAGGGAGGCAAGAAACGTGGATGATGGG ctGGACAGGGTGCTGAAGAAGCGAGCCGGAATAAACGTTGCTCCTCTGTCTCACGCCCTCAGAAATTCCGAGTACCAGAGGCAGTTTGTGTGGAAAACCTGCAAGGAGCCTTCTCCAATGCTTGCTGCTGAGCAG ATTTTTCACCAGAATAGATCGGTCTTGCCATACAAAATTGATGCACCTGTTCCAGAAACCGAGTATTCGAGAAATTTTAAAGGTTCATCACCAGTAAAGGAGACCCGATTCAAGTGtgatttggaagagaagagaaatccCGAGAACAAATCCTTGGAAAAAAAG AGTCAGAAGGAAGAAGAGTCCATGAAGCAAGGACAATCAGAAACGGAGGCAAAGGAGTCTAGCCAACCAAAACATAAAGTTACTCCCTGGAAACTCAAACGGCTTGG GAAGGAGAACACAGAGTATGGATCCAAATTTTTATCCCCAGCTCTCTACTTCTACCAAGACGGGGCTTGGATCCGGGCAAAGGGAAAAGCGGCAAACCAA GGTTTTCAAAGCACCCTAAATTCCATGTGGTATAATGAG GTAAGAGAACTCCGAGAGAAAGCCGAGTCTTATAGGAGACGAGGACAGGGAACCCATTTCTCCCGGGATCATCTGAACCAGATTCTCTCGGAGAACAATCACCTCTGGGATGTGTCGTCCTCCTCCAGCTCCGAAGAGACAATCAGCAACAACATCAGAGCCCTAGATCTTGCCGG GCTTTCTCCACACCAGGGTTCTGCTGCagtagaggaaaagaaggcttctgAGGAAGCCAAGTCTCAGAATTCCACGGGAAAGTTGGCCCTGTCAGAAGCTGCCACTGTCCCCTCTAGACGGAGGTTAGCCTGGAGCGCAGGTGACGGCGAAAGAGTGCAACCCCTTTCACCGGTCAGCGGAGAAGAAGATACAGATAAAAAGGAAGCCGTCGAGGAGGTGGAACGTTTGGAAGAAAAGGATCGAAACGCTCGGACAGACGATACCAAGGAAGACGG AGAGAATGCTTCACTtcaaagtgctgggctagatagatcAGATTCTTCTTCTGTATCCTCAGGAAAAGGGGGCAGGCTTCCGACTCCGAAGCTCAAAGAACTCGGGGGACCTCAAAGAACGCATCATGATCTCACTACTCCAGCTGTCG GAGGTGCAGTTCTCGTGTCGCCGACCAAGCGGAAGCCTTCCTACCCAGAACACAGGAAAGACACGTCCGTTTTAGATCTCTCAGGAGGCGGCTCAAAGAGCAAGCTCAGCAGG AAAGAAAACGTTTCGGTAGCCGCCTCTCCAACTGCCGGGGTGAAAACAGTGGATCCCCTTCCCCTGAGGGAGGACGTCGAGGCGCCCAGATATGCCGAAGCCCCTCCGCCCACCTCGAGACCGCCGGCTCCGTCTCTCTGGCATCCATCTCGGCGCATCCGAGGGTCCCTTAGGGATCCAGAGTTTCAACACAACG GAAACTTTATGAGTCCAAGGATGCCCTCCCATTTCCAGTTACCACGGCGTGAAGAACCttataatgatgaag ATGATAGATTATCCCAGATCTCTGCTCGCTCTGCAGCTTCCAGCCTTCTGGCTCTTCAGACTCTGGCACGggctcagagaaggaaagaaggcttCTGGAACAAAAAATAA